GGATGCATCACTTTACGCAATGTATTGGTTGGATACATcattttatgtgatgtattaaTCGGGTACATCACTTTACGCGATATTTCGGTCGGATGCATCACTTTACATGATGTATCGGTCGGATACATCACTTTACGTGATGTATCGGAACTTACGCGATGTATCGTGACATTGAGTGATATATCCGAAACGAAAACGTAATTCATCATGACGTGCATCTAAACGTTTCGGGATGTATCCGAATTCCATCAAATTTAAGAGATTCTTTGTAATTTGGAAAACAATAGGAATATGATGTAATTAACTTTCAACACTAAGAGATTTGTGTGAAATTCCCTATTTGGGTTgagttaaatttaaataaatacctTTTGTAATGGACAAATTAAATAACACCCAAAATAGAAACGTTCGTTCAAATGACCCATAGGAAATTAGGCCCTGCCCATTGAGTGTCAATCAAGCATGCTTGAAAGTTGAAACCCGTAGTAGGTGAGCGTCGAAATGTTTTGCGATGAAAAAAGCCTTTGGAAACTTGCTCTTTAATcgtcaaatttatattataagtatatatatagatactTTTGTTTCCTCCGATCAGAACAAATAAACAATAATTGAAACTGTCCCTgccagaagaaaaaaaaaacattaatcaaATGAAAATGTATGAGAGAcaaattgtatttattatattatcacACACCTAACAGGCATTGACTTAGTACTTTTATATCatcaaaaacaataattgaTGTTATTGGAAATTAATTAAGGATGTTATACAATTACAAAAGAATGCTCGCTAGAAAAGCTTATGATCATCTCACAATCAGGTATCACTTTGCTTGATATTAGAATGATAATGAAACTCAGGCCAGATCGCAGTCATGAAAACCAGGCCTAGGTCTCACATGAAGAATAACGAGAAACAGGTCGCAGGACCTGTTCCTTTAGTCAAATCTCATCTAAAGACAAGTCTCATATGAAGAATGAAGAGAAACCGATCGCAGGACATGTTCCTTAAGTCAAGTATCATCTGAAGAATAAAGACAAACAAGTTCATGACCCAAAATTTAGATCAACATTATCAATCAAGAAAgccatattttattatattttatcatcttttgtACATAGCATAAGATTCTTTCATTAGATGTTTTTTCTAGAATTTGTATAGGTGGGCAAAGTTTGTTAGAAGTTTTCTATGTCTTAGATTAATTTACCATTTCTGCCATTTTATAATAGGTTAAATAGTTGTTTCTTGTTCAATAAAATCAACACAGAAAATCAGAGAAAATTTCCCCCATGTTAGTCTTCActgtttcttcttctaatttttcaaCATGGTGTTTCTTCTATTAATCTTTTTTCTACATGGTATGAGAGCACCATTGAAAATCCTTCATATCTTCAATGACCAACTCTTCTATCAATAAGTCAAGTGAGTCAAGTTCACAGTCCATTTTTCCTTCATCATTCATCTTTTAAAAGGAAAGAGCTATGGAGGATGGAGAAAATCCGTTCTCATCATTCTCTCAACCCAAAACAAGTTGGGATTCACCAGTGGGAGTTGCAAATCCTATTGTCAAGCAGTCTAGATCTGCATTCATGGAACAGGTGCAACACCATGTTTCATTCTCCTTAGATCCGTCTTCCACTTTCACTTCTCAACAAAAATAGTGGTCTCAAAAGATAGCTTTATCAgtctttgttgttgttttctCATCGCAGCAACATTAGCCGTCGACGCACCTTCACTGGCATTTCCATCCGCCAAATCTATCTCTCCGGCATTCGTCATCGGTTGTGTTATCACTATTTTTCGTCTTCCTCTTCAGATCTGGACctatctgaattttttttttaagagtaGAGAGTGAGATGAGTTTGTcttgattttcaattattttcattgtttgattttcagttttctttgtgattatttttcagttttcttAAGGACTTTGGGTGCCTTTGTTATGCATCTACATCAACTCAAAAATTGATCGAAGATTTCATCCAGATTTGTGCCTTGTGTTCTTGGGGTATCCCCTGGACAAAAAGAGGTacaaacttttatttttggattttttttagaaagatcTATGTGTCAAGGGATGTTTATTCTTCGTGCGTTTATTTTTCCCTTCAAATCCACTTCCTCTTTCACTGAGAATCAGGTGCCAGTTCACCTTCTCATCGCTCAACCCTCAAACTTTTTATTATGGATTTTCCTAGTTCATCAATGGACTTGGTTCATCAACCAGTTCCATTCAACTCGTTTCtccttctatttttaaatataatcacCTAACTTTTTTCCCCCTTTTGCAACCTCATCAACGCTCCTTCCTCTTCTCCCACCTCTCTCTAGAGCTTAGTCTCTTCTCATTCATGTGGGATCTCTTGCGTCAAGGCTTTTTTAAGTCTCATGCTGCACTTTCTCACCCTTCAACTTCACATGTGTGTCTAAAGAATTATATGTTCTTGCACTTGGAGGaatcatgttataaattggcATTTGGGATGCTTCTAACATCTTGTGTTCCAGGGGttcaattatcaagttatgcCAGCTTCTTGAGCAAAAGTGATATGGCATTCAGTATTCACTTCACCAGTTCAAGCACCATTGCTTCAGttttttgttatcatttttAACTGGTCTTCTTATCAATTAAGTCGTTCCATTTGATACAATTGCAATGGCTCAATTTTGCAGGTTGTTCTTCTCCCTGTTACTCTTGGTTAAGTGCTAAACAACTCTACTTGTTTTAGATGTCATTTTTTGTGGTTTACCCATCTCTTGGAATTCAACGACACAAAATCATATCTTCTCACCAAAACTTTGTTTGGTTCCTCACACCATAGACTTGATGGAAAGTTGGTGTCTCACTTTTCTCCCCGCCAACTtgcggggggggggggtattaGAATGATAATGAAACTCAGGCCAGACCACAGTCATGAAAACCAGGGCCTAGGTCTCACATGAAGAATGAAGAGAAACAGATCGCAGGACCTGTTCCATAAGTCAAATCTCATCTGAAGACAAGTCTCATATGAAGAATGAAGAGAAACCGGTCGCAGGACATGTTCCTTAAGTCAAGTATTATCTGAAGAATAAAGAGAAACAGGTTTGCAGGACCTGTTCCTAAATCAAATTCGACTCAATATTCATGACCCATCATTCAGATCAACATTATCAATGAAGAAAGCCCATTCACTCATATTCCATTAcattttatcatcttttgtACATAGAATAAGATTCTCTCATTAGATGTTTTTTCTATAATTTGTATAGGTGGGCAAAGTTTGTTAGAGGTTTTTTTATGTCTTAGATTAATTTACTTTTCTGCCATTTTATAATAGGTTAAATAGTTGCTTCTTGTTCAATAAAATCAACatagaaaatcagaaaaaatttCCCCCATGTTGGTCTTCActgttatttcttcttttaatcatttttctACACTTGGGTTACAATGTCACAAGAATTTAGAGTTAGAAATGTATTGTTGGAAGCTTTACATTGTATTTCAGAGCAAACGGTTAGTGTCAACACAAAAAGTTATGCGTATATTATGAATGACGATGAGTTAGCTGACTTAATGCACAAGAACCTAAAGGATCCAATAAAAGGTAccttgttgttgatgatgacaTTTGGAGTACGGATGTTTGGGATAGGAATAATTCCTAATAGTAATAATGGAAGTCGAATCTTATTGACTACTAGGGAAAGTGAGGTAGTGATGTATGCATATACTAGTATCCATGGTGAGATAAACCTTGTGAATTTAGGAAACAGTTGGAAGTTGCTTTGTGATAAAGTGTTTGGACCAGAACATGGTCATCCTCCTGAGTTGGAAGAAATAGGAAAGTAAATTGTAGAAAAATGTCAAGGACTACCCTTAACAATTTTTCGTTGAATGGATGTTTTCGGAGCCTTAAGTACAAGCTAAGCATTGCTAGTCATGATACAGGAGTGCTCGGAGTTATTATCACCAGTTGCCTTTTCGCCTCAAATCATGATTTCTTATATCGCAGAGGAATTTAGGTTGAGACTTTGAGATTGATGCATACATTATTTGAATTGGAAACAGATGCCACCACCTGCTTAAAAGACTCATGTTTTCTTTCAGAACTTGAGAAGTTTAAAATGTCCCCTCAATTTCAACATATAATGGGGTAAGACTCGGACTAGAGATTATCTAGAAGTACTCCCAACCCTCTTCTTTTTCCAATTCCTTTAAGTAGTTCTCACTAGAAAGTTAGGTCAACAGAAAAGTTTCATGGTGCGGGGAACTGATTAAGCTCTTGACCCCTCGATTCTCGAGAAATTCGATGATTTTGAAGTTTTTTGAAGCCTGGTCAGAGTACCACTGGTTAGGGGGCATGGGTTTTGTTCGAATGGATGAAGTCCGATTTTCGACATTGAACTTCAAAAGAAAGGAGGAGTAGCGCAAGGAGAGCCGAGGCTGCTGGACCACCGGATTGTTGGATTGGCACCATAGACAAGAAGCTTTTAAATATTACGGAAAAACAACTCAACCGAATATTTTCTGTTGGAAAAATGATTCTACATATCAAAAGTAAGTATTCATATTTGCGTCTAGGTTTCATTACTTTATATTCCCTCCGGTTCACTTTTATTGTCACTTATTCCTaaaatagattttcatttttacttgtcaccttttacatataaaagaaaatacaacTATTTTTCCCCATGTTTTACCAGCCTCAGCATTACATATCTATTCTCCAAATCACTTGTCAAGACCTAATTAAACTACAGATTATTTAATAGGGATAATTTGGTAAGAtacttatatcaataattattttcttagtgAATTTGTTAAGTCAAATAGTGACTAATAAAAGTGAACAAAGGGAGTATCTTGTTAATGAGTATTTATATGCTAGTTATTGAGTGTTGGATGTTCTCTTAAAATGAATCTTTGTCAATATGTGAGCTCATAGTCAGGAGCTTGTTAAATCATGGGGATACACCTATATCGATTGAAATATCCTTAAGAACAGAGTAACACGCCTCAAGCTaatgagaatttcctttaaGTATTCATGATGAAGTGTCTTTCGTAAGATTTTAACATTTTGTTCCCCACATAGGAGCACGATTAGACCTTATTCTAGACTGGTTTTGAACTTCtaaaaaactaaaccaaattTGCATCCCTTGATTGAGCGAGTATTATTGCAACAGATCGGATCATATTGAGGAATCTAAATTTGATGTTTAGGGTGATTTGGTGTAATTTTTGAAGCATTTTGGATGGGTCAAGTACTTGAATTTAAGGAAGAGAACAAAGTCATTTTGTCTATAAAAGTATATATCAAGGTATAAACGcatcttataattttatataatgtttatagATTGGGTCTATAATATTGTATATCAAGTTATTATACGTGGttgtagaagaaaaaaaagtagagCTTAATATAATGTTTGTATATCAAATGTATAATGTTGTATACCGAAACTTTTAATCACTATCGTAAGAAAGTAGTGGGCTATGCAAATGAAACTTTAAAAACTTGGGTACATGGTTACAATCTAGTGGTGTGAGTTGTAGTTTTTCGCAATCATCtcaaatttataattcataGTTATGTATGaagtattataaataataataattaataatttaaaatatttaaagaagaTATGCAAAGATCgtgatcaaagaaaaaaattattttactttgaaaatttgTAAGGGGATACACATATTTAGATGAAACGAATatcttgtttttatttaaaaatattcctCTGGTAGTTAATTTAGAATGATTTTGTGTAGTTTTTGAGGTTTTTGGCTGTATCAAGTACTTGGATTCAAAGATGTAGACATTTTTGTAGAGTATAGTGTATATGAAGGTATTAACAtatcttataattatataaaatgttttataCTAGGTGTATAATATTGCATATCTTGAGTTTTTATACAttgttgttaaaaaaaaaaagggtgggggcgggggggggggggaccaNNNNNNNNNNNNNNNNNNNNNNNNNNNNNNNNNNNNNNNNNNNNNNNNNNNNNNNNNNNNNNNNNNNNNNNNNNNNNNNNNNNNNNNNNNNNNNNNNNNNNNNNNNNNNNNNNNNNNNNNNNNCAAGCAATctcataaaagtaaaataattgtaaatatatattccaTTAGTCAATGCTACTATAAGAGTATAAAGTAATTTCTTAACAAGAAATCATCATAATGATATAAATACAAACACACTGATTTAGTATCAGCTAAGTGAAATTATCAGACTTAGTGATACCATTACAATATATAATGCTAATTTTGTATCAGCAAAGCGAAAACTATCAGCGTAAATGAATGGAGGGTGTGGGCTAtaaattatccttttttttaagAGAGAATGatatttcttgaattactttGGATTGGAATATGGGAATAAACATGTACTACTTGTTTTGAGTTTTATGGCTCATTTATATAGTTTTCCAAAAAGAAATTTCGGATAACATTGTAtaccatatatataatattgtgtTCCATTTGTATAATGTTGTACATGGATTTTTTAAATCACTGTTGTAAGAAAATATGGGCTATGCGACTGAAAACTTAAAATTAGAGCTGTCAAAAAGGGTTAGCTCAGCCCCACCAAACAAAGCTTCGTGGGGCAAGAAATTTGAAGGGCTAGGGAGGATCGACCCTTCATTTGGAAGGACCTGAAAATGCTCAACTCAACCCAACCATAGAAGGGTCGAGGGCTGGGGCAAGTTAgcccttctttttttctttttttttcttttcaaaattaaaattctacaACATCAAGAAAATGAGAACATTTTCTATATAGCTATACTATTTAAAAGAGAGCTTTTATATTGTATATTCTTTGtaagtaagttttttttatttcttttaatctaTAGCGAATCGACTGCTTCATAGAGTTTTCACACAAATTTGTAGCTCAATTATTTAGAAGCGTGATATAATCGACTAATGtataaacatatatttcacGAGTTGACATCATATTCTTTAACAGagaagaatttattttattaaaataataaggaCAGAAAATATATCATAAGATCTTTTACCTTATAGTATAAGATCGTGGAGGACTAAAAACCAATAGTAAATGATTAAGCAAATAAAAATCTAAGGACAAAAACGACTCAAATAAAGATTCACATACTTTATAAATTGACTTCACTGAAgataaaaactaaataaaagaaaatagataaatCCTTCTATAAAGACAATCAAATCAATGACCTCCTTTAACCGCAGAAATTTCTGCATCATTGAGGAACCTCTCTATTGTATCAAAACTGCCGGAGGAATCATAAGCATATGGTTTTTCAGTCGGGGAATAAGCGACAATAGCAACATGTGCGCCTGTTGTAACATAAAGTTCATGTGCTTCCTTGACATCACTTGTCCATAGCTTTTTGAAAGCTACCATGTGTTTCGCTTTAGATGTTATAATCTTCATGTTTTGTCGGCGTATAATCTTAATTTGTGTCATTACAACAGTTTTTTGGAAAAAGAAGATGGGTTGACAGAATAGGCTTGAGAAACTTTGGAAAGAAAGTTGCGCAATTTATAGgtgatgatattttttttatttcgtgATTAAGTCAAGTGTTAGGACcgtaaataagcaggtgtaaacgcggaagctagcaaaccTAACATcaaaagatcacgagtaagaagacaacgagaaatataccaaaaaacacaaaaatttaacgtggttcggtcaatcgacctacgtccacaaagtaGATgtgcaatccactataaatatgagagtacgaAATACAGAGAGAAGCAACCTGAACCAATTCACttagaatacatgggaggttcacacaaatGATAgcgtatcaaacttgtgacccataaattctccccctaacgaaaactctcaaagcccttaagactacattgtgaatactgattaagttagaaggaacactcctctatttatagagtcttaaactgtaacgacctgtttagtcgttttgagcagtagagtttattctggtaataactgtcagggtcgacggattccacgacggaccgtcgtgggcacgacggaccgtcgagggggtctcgttccaaaatacttagattctaaaatttgggtactgagatcgactctctgaacttcacgacggaatggcaggacggaccgtcgttggcacgacggaccgtcacaaatctttccacagaattaactctctgaactttgtgacggacatgcagtacggaccgtcacagactgcgtaaccctgactgggtcggatttctgctaaaagtttttaaggggcgttttgggctattcatgcttatatttataaagttagtgggttaatgttaataattcaattacttggggggttaaaggagataaccttgaaataaatagtgggttatttttatcatcttctaTACTTAATcatatgacaaacttggtatcagagcattaggttcgttggtctcatcacacaagaacgagtctagtagagtcttaaggaacggtagggggacgcctttacatttctttgagaggctataggacattaGGAAAACtctcatctttcttcttcacaaataaaacaggagcaccccaaggggatgcacttggtctaataaagccatttcctaacaattcttgaagttgggcttttaactcccttaactctgctggagccattctataagggggtatggaaatgggacgagtacccggctccagatcaatgcaaaagtcgatatccctatccgggggcataccaggaaggtctgcaggaagcacatccagaaactcacggactatcgaaaccgactcaattgaaggtacttgggtagtatcatccctgaggtgtgccaagaaagctaaacaccctttactaaccattctcttagcacgaagaaaggagatgatacgaactggagtggaagtgtagtcaccctcccacactaacggatctgtcccaggcttggccaacgttacagttttagcattacaNNNNNNNNNNNNNNNNNNNNNNNNNNNNNNNNNNNNNNNNNNNNNNNNNNNNNNNNNNNNNNNNNNNNNNNNNNNNNNNNNNNNNNNNNNNNNNNNNNNNNNNNNNNNNNNNNNNNNNNNNNNNNNNNNNNNNNNNNNNNNNNNNNNNNNNNNNNNNNNNNNNNNNNNNNNNNNNNNNNNNNNNNNNNNNNNNNNNNNNNNNNNNNNNNNNNNNNNNNNNNNNNNNNNNNNNNNNNNNNNNNNNNNNNNNNNNNNNNNNNNNNNNNNNNNNNNNNNNNNNNNNNNNNNNNNNNNNNNNNNNNNNNNNNNNNNNNNNNNNNNNNNNNNNNNNNNNNNNNNNNNNNNNNNNNNNNNNNNNNNNNNNNNNNNNNNNNNNNNNNNNNNNNNNNNNNNNNNNNNNNNNNNNNNNNNNNNNNNNNNNNNNNNNNNNNNNNNNNNNNNNNNNNNNNNNNNNNNNNNNNNNNNNNNNNNNNNNNNNNNNNNNNNNNNNNNNNNNNNNNNNNNNNNNNNNNNNNNNNNNNNNNNNNNNNNNNNNNNNNNNNNNNNNNNNNNNNNNNNNNNNNNNNNNNNNNNNNNNNNNNNNNNNNNNNNNNNNNNNNNNNNNNNNNNNNNNNNNNNNNNNNNNNNNNNNNNNNNNNNNNNNNNNNNNNNNNNNNNNNNNNNNNNNNNNNNNNNNNNNNNNNNNNNNNNNNNNNNNNNNNNNNNNNNNNNNNNNNNNNNNNNNNNNNNNNNNNNNNNNNNNNNNNNNNNNNNNNNNNNNNNNNNNNNNNNNNNNNNNNNNNNNNNNNNNNNNNNNNNNNNNNNNNNNNNNNNNNNNNNNNNNNNNNNNNNNNNNNNNNNNNNNNNNNNNNNNNNNNNNNNNNNNNNNNNNNNNNNNNNNNNNNNNNNNNNNNNNNNNNNNNNNNNNNNNNNNNNNNNNNNNNNNNNNNNNNNNNNNNNNNNNNNNNNNNNNNNNNNNNNNNNNNNNNNNNNNNNNNNNNNNNNNNNNNNNNNNNNNNNNNNNNNNNNNNNNNNNNNNNNNNNNNNNNNNNNNNNNNNNNNNNNNNNNNNNNNNNNNNNNNNNNNNNNNNNNNNNNNNNNNNNNNNNNNNNNNNNNNNNNNNNNNNNNNNNNNNNNNNNNNNNNNNNNNNNNNNNNNNNNNNNNNNNNNNNNNNNNNNNNNNNNNNNNNNNNNNNNNNNNNNNNNNNNNNNNNNNNNNNNNNNNNNNNNNNNNNNNNNNNNNNNNNNNNNNNNNNNNNNNNNNNNNNNNNNNNNNNNNNNNNNNNNNNNNNNNNNNNNNNNNNNNNNNNNNNNNNNNNNNNNNNNNNNNNNNNNNNNNNNNNNNNNNNNNNNNNNNNNNNNNNNNNNNNNNNNNNNNNNNNNNNNNNNNNNNNNNNNNNNNNNNNNNggaatgggcattctctgaagtgttcctccgggcctctggtgttgatactttacctgctgacaattcggacATAGGGCGACGAAATCAACATTATCCCGCTTCATCCTAccccaccaaaaatgttgctttaggtcacgatacatcttggttgcaccaggatgtatagaatatcctaaactatgagcctctgtaagaatagtgtgaatcaaatcatatacgcggggtacacatacccttcccttaattctcaaaacaccttcctcatcgagttttgcttctttagcctctcatCGCAACACCTTATCTCGGATCCGAATAagtttctcatcagtaaactgctttcccttaatcttgtcaagaaaggaagatcttgcctccacacaggccaaaaatcctcccttttctcgttcgtttctccctctctctctgttctttctatttttcttattcacaccctttttcttttaccctaattgtcagcaggtaaagtatgaacacctacgccaacaccaacaccggcaagacaggatGCGTcggagccagccactggggctgtagctcgaagaggagtagtggcaagaggccgtggtagaggtcgcgggaggacgtcctctagaggaagaggacaagcacctggcccatctagtactagggcggtgactcctccaccgactgaggaagtagtaagagagggtgaggaaggggaaaatgagcaagtgcagaatgaggaattaccaccccaacctaccccNNNNNNNNNNNNNNNNNNNNNNNNNNNNNNNNNNNNNNNNNNNNNNNNNNNNNNNNNNNNNNNNNNNNNNNNNNNNNNNNNNNNNNNNNNNNNNNNNNNNNNNNNNNNNNNNNNNNNNNNNNNNNNNNNNNNNNNNNNNNNNNNNNNNNNNNNNNNNNNNNNNNNNNNNNNNNNNNNNNNNNNNNNNNNNNNNNNNNNNNNNNNNNNNNNNNNNNNNNNNNNNNNNNNNNNNNNNNNNNNNNNNNNNNNNNNNNNNNNNNNNNNNNNNNNNNNNNNNNNNNNNNNNNNNNNNNNNNNNNNNNNNNNNNNNNNNNNNNNNNNNNNNNNNNNNNNNNNNNNNNNNNNNNNNNNNNNNNNNNNNNNNNNNNNNNNNNNNNNNNN
This window of the Solanum pennellii chromosome 2, SPENNV200 genome carries:
- the LOC107009890 gene encoding putative late blight resistance protein homolog R1B-8, encoding MSQEFRVRNVLLEALHCISEQTVSVNTKSYAYIMNDDELADLMHKNLKDPIKGTLLLMMTFGVRMFGIGIIPNSNNGSRILLTTRESEVVMYAYTSIHGEINLVNLGNSWKLLCDKVFGPEHGHPPELEEIGK